The bacterium genomic sequence GAAACTGGAGCAGAAATGGGGCCATACAAGCTGCTGGGGCGCCAACCATATAGAGGGCTATGCAAGAGCCTATCACTAGTGCGTTACTGCCCTTTTTTATCCCGAGCTGAATCAGAAAGCAGAAGAGCCCCAAGAGTGCCAGCGGGATCAGGATAATACCTACGAAGATCAACGGAGCATTATCTGCCGTCATCGGCCATCCAGCATCCTAAAAACATCTCAACCATAGATCACTTGGGACCGACGTATAGCTCAACATCCTCCTGGTCGGCATCTGCGACGAGGAGCATCGCTTCCGGATTGCCCACGATGCGGGAGATGTCGGCAAAGGGCACATCGAGCTTGTAGTCCCCGAAATCAGGGCCGATGAAGACCACCGCTCGGTGAGGCGCCTGGCCTGACTTGGGATAGACATCTATTGGATATGGTAGGGCAAACCCGCCCGGGGTGATCTGTGCGGAAAGAGATATTGTCGCATGGGTCACCTCTGTCGCCACGTCAGTTACTTCAACCAGCACGCCAGGCAGGTCACCTGTATGCACATAGAGCCTGAAAAGGCCGGAGAGGTCATGGCCGGTTGCCTTCTCAAACGCTGCTTTGAGCCCGGCTTCGGTCAGACCCACTTTCTGACTGTCCAGCTGGAACCGCTTGAGCGTGGCGAAAAAGTGCCGGTCGTTGTTGGTCGCCATTCGGAGGATATGATACAGATACGCCCCTTTCGTAGAGAATAATATGGCGCCACATCGCTGGCCCAGCCGGAACCCGGCCGAGATCGGAGGAGGTCCTTCTAACTTCCTGATCCATGCGGCCATGCTTTTGAACGATCTGACGCCGGGCTTGCGCATTTTGAGGTCCTCACTAAACAGCATGTTGAAGTAAACCGCCGTCCCCTCTTGGAGCCAAACGTCATCAATATCCAGCATTCTCGCCGCGTCGCCCCACCACTGATGCGACACCTCATGGCTCAGCTGCCACCATAGATGAGTCGGATTCACCATATCGGTCATCGTCAGCATCGAGGGCCAGCTTATGCTGCCGACATCGCCCGGGGTCGCCTGCACCAACGCTAGCCGCTTATACGCGTATTTACCGCAGTATTTCTCGGCCCAGGCGACGACCAGACTGAGCGCGTCCAGCCACCTACGGCCGACGACCTCTCCGGACCGCGTAAATACAACGAGTTGAGGCTCAAACTCATCGTCAACGAACTCCTCGAATCTCCCAACTGCGAGCGATGGCAGCGGAGTAGGGAAGTCCGCCGTGTAGCGCCAGACGGTTGTGTTCTTCTTGGTCTCCGGTGACTTGGGATAGCCCTGAGCAATCGCGGTGAATCCGGTTGGGACCTCTATCTCGAAAGTCATTCCACCATCCCGAGGCGCCTCGGACCTCCAGCGTGTAAGCGGAAACCACTCGCAGAAACCGTTGAGAGAGAGCCCGTCCTCGCAGAAAGAGACCCAATAGCCCTCGCCCAACATCTCGATGGTAGAGGTATCCCTGTAATCCATGCTGTACTCAATCGACACGTTTGCCTCGCCGCCAACTATGGGACTTTTAGGCGCGGAGAGCTGTAAAAAGCCATCCATAGACATAGGAGGATAGCCGCACGCGAGCGCCGAGGCGATTGAGTCGTCCACAGCGAGCTTCCCCTGCATGAAAGGCGTCTCTTCTTCGTTGATCCGGCAGCTCTGAACCTTGCACGCGGAATTGAGCATGAAACGGATATCGCGGCCAGGCTCGAGACGCGATGCGGCGACCTTACACTTCACAGCCAGTCTGAGCCGGTCAGGATGCCAGGCAACCTGAAAATCATACCGCTCAGCATCGGGAATGATCCATTCGTGCCGTACGCCGGATGACTCCCAATACGAGACAGGCGCACCAGTCCATGGGCTAGTCATCATCACCGTCTCGGACCCGCGCTCGCCCGCGAAACAGAAGCCGAACACGCCAAGTTCCTCGGTCTGGACAACCAACATCGGATATTCGTAGCCGGCATAAGGCGCCAGGCCCTCCAGGGCTTTCTCTTCGGTAAGGGGATAGACCGATTTGATGCAGTCTCCAAGAAACTTCTCCATCGACTCAGCGACCTGCTGATCCGACTCGCCTTTTGGCTCTTCCTTAAGCTCTTGAACTCGAAGCCTCAGCTGCTTGATCTGCCGAGGCTCGCGCTTTTCGTCCTTGAAGGGGCAGGTGACAAATACCCGTGTTATCGCAATCGGCTTATCAGGCTCCGGAACAAAATCGACGAGCATCTTGCGAGACTTGGCACAGGTCGGTTCAAGCCTGAGCTCTCCTTCCCCCTCGAACAACGCTCCCAAGCGCTGGCCGGCAACGTCCACAACGCACGCTTGGGCGGTCTTGAGCGATACACGAACGCCACACAGATTAAGCGAGAACTCTCGCGTGCCATCTACGGCAAGGGAGATAGCGGGGGTCCCGTAGTCATCGATCGATTTTACTGAGGCGCTGGCGACCGTCATTGCGTTTTCCTTTCTCGACAGACCGACCTCCAACGCGATGCGCCTCACAGCATCGTCCGACTTCGCATAAACCTCCGCCAGATGAGGCCAACTGTCGGCAGTAATGGCAATACACGGGACTCGATGGCATCGAACGGTCGGCGAGGTCGAAAGCTGCTCCGGAAACACCGCGAGGAGCCTCGAAAGGTCGGCCTCAACGGCAACAGTCGGAGGCGTGCTTCCAAGTTCCTTGCAGATTCGCTCCACCTCGGCCTTCAGAGATTCGGTCAAAGCCTCGCGTAATAGTCTTTCGCTCTTCAGCACGGACGTGCCCTCCTTTTTAATCGCTGGATAGGCCTCTTGAGTTGCCATCCCGACAACGAGCAGAAGCAGCAGGGCATAAGCAAGCAATCCCACCCCGAAACGCCTTGGATATGTGCTCACGGTCATTTCCCTCCTTATCCTTAATTTGGCTTTACTCGAACTCATTCCGCTAATCTAACCGGCGTTACTGGGGTTTTCAAGCAGGAATCTTAACCAGGACTGGGTTGTAGTTTGCGCTCATTAGCCGGTGCTATGCCCAACAAAGCAGAAAGCCCGCACGTTTGGGCGGGCTCTCCGACTCAAAGAGGAGCAACTAGATGAGACACTACAAGAATAGGAGCCGCGGATGCAGTCTCGCGGTCAGAGGTTAGCCCTTCTGTCATCCTTAGAAAGGAGGTGATCCAGCCGCAGGTTCTCCTACAGCTACCTTGTTACGACTTCGCCCCAATCGCTGGTCATACCGTTGGCGCCTGCTTCCCGAAGGTTAGCTCGGCGACTTCTAGTGCAACCAACTTTCATGGCGTGACGGGCGGTGTGTACAATCCCCGGGAACATATTCACCGTGGCATGCTGATCCACGATTACTAGCGATTCCTCCTTCATGGGGTCGAGTTGCAGACCCCAATCCGAACTTAGACCTGCTTTTTGGGATTGGCTCCACCTTGCGGTATTGCGACCCTTTGTACAGGCCATTGTAGCACGTGTGTAGCCCAGGGCAGTAGAGGCCATGAGGACTTGACGTTATCCCCACCTTCCTCCGGTTTGTCACCGGCAGTTCCACTAGAGTGCCCGGCATTATCCGCTGGCAACTTAGGGTAGGGGTTGCGCTCGTTGCGGGACTTAACCCAACATCTCACGACACGAGCTGACGACAGCCATGCAGCACCTTGGGCACCGTCTCCCGAAGGAGAAAAGCCTGTTTCCAGGCCGAGCGTTGTCCATTTAAGCCCTGGTAAGGTTCTTCGCGTTGCATCGAATTGAACCACATGCTCCACCGCTTGTGCGGGGACCCGTCAATTCCTTTGAGTTTTAGCCTTGCGGCCGTAGTCCCCAGGCGGGGCACTTAATGCGTTAGCTACGGCACAGAAAGTTCAATACTCCCTACACCTAGTGCCCATCGTTTACAGCTAGGACTACGGGGGTATCTAATCCCCTTCGCTCCCCTAGCTTTCGCGCCTCAGCGTCAGTGTCGGTCCAGGGAGACGCCTTCGCCACTGGTGTTCCTCCCGATATCTACGCATTTCACCGCTACACCGGGAATTCCACTCCCCTCTACCGAACTCAAGCCAAACAGTTTCAAGCGCAGCTCCCCAGTTAAGCCGAGGGCTTTCACGCCTGACTTGAAAGGCCGCCTGCGCGCGCTTTACGCCCCGTAATTCCGAACAACACTCGCAACCTCCGTATTACCGCGGCTGCTGGCACGGAGTTAGCCGTTGCTTATTCGGGAGATACCGTCTAAGAACAGGCTTATTGGGCCTGAACCTTTTCGTCTCTCCCAAAAGGACTTTACAACTATAAAAGCCTTCATCGTCCACGCGGCGTCGCTGCGTCAGGGTTTCCCCCATTGCGCAATATCCCACACTGCTGCCTCCCGTAGGAGTCTGGGCCGTATCTCAGTCCCAGTGTGACCGACCGTCCTCTCAGACCGGCTACCCATCACAACCTTGGTAGGCCATTACCCCACCAACAAGCTAATAGGCCGCGAGCCCCTCCCCAAATAAGCGCGACCGAAGTCTAAGCGCCCTTTGGTCCTAAGTGGATGTCCACCTATGACGTTATCCGGTATTAGCTACCGTTTCCGGTAGTTATCCCAGTTTCAGGGGTAGGTTACTCACGTGTTACTCACCCGTTCGCCGCTCTACTTGTTCTCCGAAGAAAACGTTCGCGCTCGACTTGCATGTGTAAGGCACGCCGCCAGCGTTCGTTCTGAGCCAGGATCAAACTCTCCACTTGCAAAACTTTTGTCGTCATTCACAAACTTTTTGACGGGCTTGACCCAAAACAACGCGATCCTGCGTTTCCGCAGGCTCCTGTTCTCGCAATGTCAAAGACCGAAATGGGAGTGCATATTCTCCCATCCTCAGTTAGCACATAAACAATAGTGCCCCAACCAAGAAATGTCAAGTGTTTCTTTTCGCGGCGCACGGCCAATGTCTTAAAAGACCACAACCCCACTCAACATATCCCTCCGCTTATGCCACTCATCGCCAACCGCAATCAGCGGTTATGGCGGGGGAAGGACTCACATAGCCTCAAAATTCAACACGCAACCAACCAAAAGGTTGCCTCACGAAGAGACACCAAGCCTCTTCCTTCGTGTTTCTTGGCCTCCTTCGTGAATCATCTTCTCAAACGTCTCGGACTTCGGCGTCCCATCCTTGCCTGTCCATTGCCGCCCCAATAGGCAATCTGATTTTCAAGTCCCTGGGGCACGATTGACTTGACCGGCTCGAGGTGTAGAGTTCTGTCCGCTGGTTGGCACGATTTCGGGACCTAGGGAGATGGGAGCTTTGCGGGCAACTAGTGTTGTCAAAAAGGAATCATACTGGGGCGGAGTCGCAAGAGCTGGCGCCGTCGGGATATTGCTCCTCGCGGCGGCCCTGCGGCTCTGGGGCCTTGGTGCGCAGAGCATCTGGCAGGACGAGGCGTATTCGGTTGTGCTTGCCCGGGAGCACGTGGGGACAATTATCCAGAGGCAAGTCGAGGACTCATCGCCGCCACTTTACTATGTGTTACTGCACTTCTGGATAGTTATCTTTGGCGATTCGGAGTTTGCCGCCCGCCTCCCTTCCGCACTCTGCGGCATCGGCCTAGTCGCTGCGACGCTTCTGATCGCGTCGCGCCTCTTCGGCCCGAAAGTGGGGCTTGGGGCTGGCGCCATGCTTGCCATTGCGCCGCTTGCTGTATGCTACTCGCAGGAGGCGCGGATGTATTCACTCACGCCGCTTCTGGCCGTCATCTCTGTGTATCTGTGCCACCTGCTCGGTGAAAACGTTTCTAAAAGGCGAATTGCTTGGTTCATTGGGACCACGGTGGCAATGCTCTACACGCAGAACTACGGCGTGTTCGTCCTGGTCGCAGAGGGGCTATACCTGCTGGCCAATCGTAAACGGAGGCGAGACCCCAGGCCGATGCTTGCCCTGATGGGAGTGGTGGGAGCCTACGTGCCCTGGCTCTTGGTCCTCAGCAAGCAGGTTGCGGAGAACACAACACCGTGGATACCCCAGCCTCGGGCGCGGATGCTCTTCGAGACACTTCTGCACCTATCGTTCAAGAGTTGGCGCCTTCCCTCTACGTTTTTTCTTAAAGTCATCTGGGCAGTTGGCTTGGCCGCAGTTGCCGGGCTTATCATTATGGTCATCTGCGTTCTAGCCCGAGCGAGGCGCTCGGATTCCGAGGCCTGGGGGACTGGTGCCGGCCTGTTGTTTTTGTCCTACACGATTGTCCCCATCTTCTGCGCATATATTGCCTCGCAGAGCAAGCCGATCTACGTGCCTGGGCGCTATGACACGATCGTTCAGCCGGGGCTGTTCATCCTGGTTGCCCTTGGCCTGACTTCAATCCGTGTTGATTGGCTTAGGAATGCGATTGGGTGCGTGTTAGTTGTCGTGCTCTTGCTCTCTCTTCACGCCTACTTCACGGTGTATTACAAGAGCAATGACCGCGAGATTGCGGGCTACATCGCGCACAACGCGAGGGAGACTGACGTCGTGCTTTTCACCGATCTGACGATCACGCCGTTCAGGTATTACTATCCGGACTCGAAGATCGCCACACTGCGCTTTCCACAAGGTGGTTTTGGGTGGACGCCGAAGGGCGCCTTTACGAACGACCTTGCGTTCTTCGAGCAAGAATTCGACACAGTTAAGCGAAGGCTGTCGGCGTTATGGCCGCAGAAGAGCCGCCTGTTGGTCGTGTTCAAACCTTCTCCCGCCCTCTACTGCCAACTGTTGGCCCGACTGCGCACCGAGCAATGGCTACGGCTTGAGGCTCGCGTGCCGTTCAGGATGGGGCACAACGTTGAGAATCAGGCGGAGGCGGTCTTCGTATTCGGGGTTGTCGAGGCGCCGTCGGTCTATCGTCCGACAACGAATGACGCGGCGGAGACTGAGATGAGATAATCCCTTCCGGAGGCTGTAAGCGCCGCCGCGAACTGATATTGCCCGGTGGGAGTTTCATCCGGGACGGTCAGCCCGAATACCGCGGCCGGGCCGAACGTGAAACCATTGGGCAGGACGATGTTGGTGAGGCGCGATCGAGCATCCGCGTCGAATCCGCCGTCAACCAAATAGGAAACCGATCCGTCTGGCAATACAAACGCCAGATAGAGATCGACCGAGATCTCAGGCCCCGTGTTCTGCACAGCGATCGAGCAGCGGATGGTGTCGCCCGGTCGGAAGCTTGCGCCGTTGAGGTACGACTGAATCGCGAGGTCCACAGGCGCGTAGTGATACCCCATATCGACTCTATTAGTGTCCAGCGCCCCGTCAGTCTGGGTCGTAAGCGCCGTAAGAAAGAGCGACTTGGGCGTGTCGCTACCCGCATCTATACATGGGCTATGCGCATCCTGCCCAGCGTCCAGGCTCGAGAGATAATGATCGCCGGTTGGCCCCGCCACGAAGAGGGGGTCCTGGGAGATATTCCCCTCGCCACCGTGCGCCCAATCCCGAACACATGAATAAGAGGGCGTTGAGATGCCAAAGAACTCGGCGCCGACCGGCGCGCTATTACCCCAGATAATGCAATTCTTGATTGACCCGTAGCTGCTGCACAGTCCGCCGCCAAGTTCAGCCCAATTACCGCTGATCGTGCAGTTGGTCAGCCCCGCCTCACAGCTGTAGAGTCCGCCACCGCGCGCGGCAGAGTTTCTGGTAACGAGGCAGTTGATAATGACGGCATAGCAGGAATAGAGCCCTCCGCCGCTCTGGTTGGCAAGATTGTCCGTTACGATGCAGTTGGTGATCATCCCTACACAGCCACAGATGCCGCCTCCGTAATCTGCAAAGTTGCCTACGATCGCCGAATCGGTGATCTCCCCATCGCAGTAGTATATGCCACCACCGTATTCCGCCGAGTTGCCGCTGATGGTGCAGCCCACGATCTGGCCGTTGCAGCGAAACAAGCCGGCTCCACGCGCCGCCCGATTGCCCTCGATCACGCAGTCAGCTATCTCCCCGTGGAAGCCATATATCCCACCACCGTAATACTGCGCCTCGTTATCACGGATAGTGCAATCCACGACATTGCCGTTAGAAAGATACATGCCGCCTCCATACCTCGCGCAGTTGCCTACGATGGTGCAGTGTTCGATCCGAGCCCGGGTCCGAATATCAGCGTAAAAGCCTCCAACAATCCCACCACCATTGACCGACTCGCCATTTTTGATGGTGAAACCGGCCAGCGAGCACGATTCGTCTTCGGTGCCGTCAAACGTAATGACCGTGCCGGCCTTGCCGCCGTCGATTATGGTTGAGGCGACGACATCGTCATCATTAGAGTCCAATGATTGCAGGATGAGATTCTTGCCGCCATATCGCAGATTCTCCCTGTATGTGCCGGGATGAACAATTATCCAGTCCCCATCCTGTGCAGCATCGATGGCATCCTGAATGGCGCCAAAATCGGCTGAGCCATCCTGAGTCACATGATATTCCGCCGGCCAGACCGGGGGGGCACAGATCAACGAGAGCAGCCCAAGAGCGAGAAGCAAAGCTCTGAAGTTCATCTCTCACCACCAGTCTAGTTATCCGTGATAGCTCTATTGTAACAGTATGCGCCAGGTTGGCGGCAAACCAAAGGATTCCTTTTGAGGCTTCTCCCTGTTGATGAGAATACACCCTGCCGAAAAATCAGATTGACCTCCAGAGTCGCAAGGTCTTTTGGAGTTCGGTGGCACGACACTGCTTTGGCTCGCCGCCGTCTGACGCGGCGTGGGCTCTGTCAAGAAGCGTGCGGTTGTTTCGATGACGGCTTCCAGGTTGAAGATAGATGTCTATGAGAGGGTGGTGTCGAGCCACCACCAATGAAAGCGGCGTCGGGCCGCCGCAGTCCAAATGGTAGCGACTCCTTGCATCAATCTGATTTCTCGGGCCTCGCTCTTCAGGAGTTTCCCCATTGTTTGGTATTTGTGGGTTGTGTTATTGGCTGTGAGGCGACGATTTGGACGTTCAAGAAGTGGAATCGCCAGATTCAGGACAGACAGCCCCAACGGGGCTGAATATGAGTAGCCCCGTGTGCAACGCGGGGTCACAGACGCATCCGAATCCATCTTTCCGACCCCAAAGGGGTCGAACAAATGGACAGACCAATGGTATCGTTCGACCCCTTTGGGGTCGCTTTTCAGGAGGTTTCGCGCAAACCTTTCCGCAGGTTTCACCTGCGGCTACTCACGTTAATCCCCTGTCGGGGATTGGCCGACAGCCCGAAGCCTAACCAGAGCACAATGCTGCCCTGAGCTCGGGCCTCGGAACAGAATGGGGAAACTCCTCTCGCTCTCAACTTGACCTTCGATAGCTGTATCGTGCATAATTACACATGTCTTAATCAGGAGGATACCCGTATGATCCGTGCTCGGCACATCAAATGGCCAGTATTCGTAACCGTTGGTTTGTGCTTCTGTTGCTTGACGGCGCTGGTTGGGGCACAGCCGTCTTTGGATGCTAACGGCCCCTCGATCAGGTTCTTCCCGGAGAAGTACGATTACATCACTTGGGATTGGTTGAGGCTCTATGTGGAGATTTGCCCGCCACGCGAGGATACAATCGTCGATATGTATCTTGGGCTCCAGCTGCCGGACGGGAAGTTGTTGTGCCTGGTTCCAGACCTGTCATTCTCGGGCCTGATGGTCGAAGAAGGCAGACTGTTCGAGGCGGACTGGATGGCGCCCTCCTCTTTACATCCCGCAGCGAGGGGTCTTTACATCGAGCGAGATGAGATGTTCCCCAAGACGCTTGTGTACAGAGCTATTCTTAGGCACGAGCTGGCATTGGCCGAGGGCGAGTATTGGCTGTTTGGCTTGCTCTGTCAGGCAGGTGCTTTCCGGACCATTTCGTTCAGCGCCGAGTCGTTTAGCTTTGAGCCGCAGCATTGCACCGTCTCTGGGCAAATCTTCGACGAAAAGGGGCCTGCCTCGTCTGCCACAGTGAGAATGCGAGCAACAGCAAACGAGGTCTTGAGCGACAAGGATGGTAGATTCTGCCTTGAAGGGGTCCCATGCGGCAAGCGACTCGACGTCTCTGGCTGGAAATACGAGTATTATTGCACCGCTGGCGAGGTTCTGACTCCGACCACCGGGGTCGTTTTGACATTGGACCCGATAGCGGCAGTAGATAACGAAGATTATGAATGGATTCCACCGACGCCGTCCATATTCGACCACCAATTCAACTGCATGAAATGCCAGCACCCTGGGTTTCAGCAGTGGGCGAACAACTTCCACGCCCGTTCGGCTAGCAATGTCATATTTCAAACGCTTTACACTGGAGCCGACATTCATGGGAATCCAGGGAGAGGCCCGGGCTATAAGCTTGATTTCCCCAACACGGCTGGCAGCTGCGCGCTTTGCCACGCGCCATCAGCCGCGCTCGAATCGCCATACGATTCGGATATGGCGAATCTTAGTCCCCTCGGTCAACAGGGCGTTTTTTGCGACTTCTGTCACAAGATATTCGATACGGACCTTTCCAACCTGGGAACGGTGTATGGGATCAATGCAATCAAGCTGCGCCGTCCATTCCCTGACCGATGGATCGTCTTAGGCCCGATCAAGGACGCCGGTCGCATCAGCACATTCCTACCATTGATGAAAAGAAGCGAGATATGCGCACCGTGCCATGCGTGCGAGTTCTGGGGCGTGCCAACTTACACCTCGTATCCTGAATGGGAGGCCAGCGAATACAAAGAGATGGGCATACAGTGCCAGGCCTGCCACTACCGGCCGGATGGGATCACAACGAACTTCGCCCCCTTGAGCCAGGCTAGCGAGAGGGCCCCGGAGACCATCCCGTCGCACCTGATCATGGGCGAGGACAATCTCTCCCTGCATTACCAGGCGGCCACGTTATCAATAACAGCGTCAAGAGGAGCGGACAACCGGCTCGCTGCGACGCTGGCGGTTTTCAACGCGTTTGCGGGGCATCATCTGCCGACCGGTCGGCCGATACGGAACATCACTCTGTTGGTTAATGCGTTCGATTGTCAGGGCAACGAGCTTGAGTTTCTTGGCGAGCAGATCGTGCCGGAATATGGGGGCACCGGCGGCGGGCCTCGCGACTTTGCCGGGCGTCCCGGCAAGATGTTCGCCAAGATTCTCGTGGACATGATGGGTAATCACCCCGCGCCATCGTGGCGGCAGACGATGATTCTCTCCGACACTCGTATCCCGGCGCTTGAGTCTGATTTTTCCACCTACGAGTTTATATTGCCAGAATCCGCTACCTGTGCGACAGTTGAGGCGCAGTTGATATATCGTCGGGTCTTCAAGGACCAGGCTGACGTCAAGAGCTTAGCGCTCGAGGATATTCTGATGACCAGCGAAAGCGAGACGTTCCACTTTGGAGGAGATTGATATGATAGGGGGATGCTTACCAACCAAGGTTGAGCGACGAGCGAGTCGATCGAGCCTGCTAAGAACGCCCGTCGGAGGATTTGTTGTGATGTTGGCTGTTTTGGTCGTTCTTGTCTTCCTGCCAGAGCTGGGCGCTGTTCAGGACCCCAAACAGTATAGATGGTCGAACCTGCTCGGGCCGCCCGGCGGTCTTGGATACGACACCCGGATCGATCCCCGCGATCCAAACATAGTTTTCACGACGGACCAGTGGGCGGGGATGTGTAAGAGCTATGACGGGGGCTACACGTGGTATCCGAAGAACGAGGGCATAACCAGCAGGTACGGGCCCTCGCTTGATTCAATTCCGATTTTCTGTTGCAGGATTGACCCATACGACTCAAACATAGTGTGGTGCGGGACGTTTGGGATGCGTGGAGTGTATAAGTCGTTCGACGCTGGGGAGACGTGGGTCAAAATGGACAACGGGATACCCGACCTCGAGGCGATGTCCTTCCGTTCTTTCACGATCGACCCATCCGACACCGACATCGTTTATACGGGCGTTGAGGTGCCGGTGATAGGTAAGAACAGGTCCAGGGGAATGATATTCAAGACTGTCAATGGAGGCGAGAGCTGGTTCAACGTGCTGGAGTGCGATGCGCTGGTGCGGCATATCATGATCAATCCCATAGACACGAACATCGTTTATACTGCCACAGGCATCTTCGACCGTTGGGACGTGAGATGGGAGGGGATACTCAAGACTGTTGACGGCGGCGAGACCTGGTTTCCCGTCAACAATGGGCTTCTGGACGAGAATGGCGAGGGCAGCCTTGTAGTCGGCGGCCTCACGATACACCCGGATGACCCCGACATCCTGTTCTGTGCGACGGGGAGGCACCAGGGCTTCGGCTCGGAGCCAAACCCTAGACACGGGAGCGTTCTGAAGACGGTCAATGGCGGCGCCAGTTGGGCCACTATCTCACCAGGGTACCACTGCTGGAACGCGGTTGAGGTCGATTGCAACGACCCTAATATCGTCTATGCATCGTGTGAGCATTGGTTTGCCCGGAGCTACGACGGAGGTGAGACGTGGAGGATGACGGCGCTGGGCTTACCCGGGGTCTATTCAGGTGTCCCGATAACGATCACGATCGATCCGACTGACCCGGATAAGGTTTTCGTGAACTCGTACACGGGGGGACTCTACCTCTCGCTGGATGCCGGCGGCAGTTGGACGGACGCCATGAATGGCTTCACTGGTTCTGAGATGACAGATGTGTCCATGGACCCGCACAACCCGTCCGTGGTTTTCGCGGTCGGCAGACCTGGCCCCTTCAAGAGCGTGGATGGAGGGCTCACTTGGGTAGGAACGGGAAGCGTTCAAGGCAGATATCAGCCTCGACCGGAGTGGTCGGCGGTGTGCGTTAAACCCGACGAGCCGAACGTGGTGCTGGCGGCCGATCAGTTCTATGGCGAGCTTTATAGATCAGAGGATTGGGGAGAGAGTTGGGAGATAGTTCTCGCAGTAATGCCCACGGACCAGGTATCAT encodes the following:
- a CDS encoding glycosyltransferase family 39 protein, producing MRATSVVKKESYWGGVARAGAVGILLLAAALRLWGLGAQSIWQDEAYSVVLAREHVGTIIQRQVEDSSPPLYYVLLHFWIVIFGDSEFAARLPSALCGIGLVAATLLIASRLFGPKVGLGAGAMLAIAPLAVCYSQEARMYSLTPLLAVISVYLCHLLGENVSKRRIAWFIGTTVAMLYTQNYGVFVLVAEGLYLLANRKRRRDPRPMLALMGVVGAYVPWLLVLSKQVAENTTPWIPQPRARMLFETLLHLSFKSWRLPSTFFLKVIWAVGLAAVAGLIIMVICVLARARRSDSEAWGTGAGLLFLSYTIVPIFCAYIASQSKPIYVPGRYDTIVQPGLFILVALGLTSIRVDWLRNAIGCVLVVVLLLSLHAYFTVYYKSNDREIAGYIAHNARETDVVLFTDLTITPFRYYYPDSKIATLRFPQGGFGWTPKGAFTNDLAFFEQEFDTVKRRLSALWPQKSRLLVVFKPSPALYCQLLARLRTEQWLRLEARVPFRMGHNVENQAEAVFVFGVVEAPSVYRPTTNDAAETEMR
- a CDS encoding M1 family aminopeptidase; the encoded protein is MSTYPRRFGVGLLAYALLLLLVVGMATQEAYPAIKKEGTSVLKSERLLREALTESLKAEVERICKELGSTPPTVAVEADLSRLLAVFPEQLSTSPTVRCHRVPCIAITADSWPHLAEVYAKSDDAVRRIALEVGLSRKENAMTVASASVKSIDDYGTPAISLAVDGTREFSLNLCGVRVSLKTAQACVVDVAGQRLGALFEGEGELRLEPTCAKSRKMLVDFVPEPDKPIAITRVFVTCPFKDEKREPRQIKQLRLRVQELKEEPKGESDQQVAESMEKFLGDCIKSVYPLTEEKALEGLAPYAGYEYPMLVVQTEELGVFGFCFAGERGSETVMMTSPWTGAPVSYWESSGVRHEWIIPDAERYDFQVAWHPDRLRLAVKCKVAASRLEPGRDIRFMLNSACKVQSCRINEEETPFMQGKLAVDDSIASALACGYPPMSMDGFLQLSAPKSPIVGGEANVSIEYSMDYRDTSTIEMLGEGYWVSFCEDGLSLNGFCEWFPLTRWRSEAPRDGGMTFEIEVPTGFTAIAQGYPKSPETKKNTTVWRYTADFPTPLPSLAVGRFEEFVDDEFEPQLVVFTRSGEVVGRRWLDALSLVVAWAEKYCGKYAYKRLALVQATPGDVGSISWPSMLTMTDMVNPTHLWWQLSHEVSHQWWGDAARMLDIDDVWLQEGTAVYFNMLFSEDLKMRKPGVRSFKSMAAWIRKLEGPPPISAGFRLGQRCGAILFSTKGAYLYHILRMATNNDRHFFATLKRFQLDSQKVGLTEAGLKAAFEKATGHDLSGLFRLYVHTGDLPGVLVEVTDVATEVTHATISLSAQITPGGFALPYPIDVYPKSGQAPHRAVVFIGPDFGDYKLDVPFADISRIVGNPEAMLLVADADQEDVELYVGPK
- a CDS encoding carboxypeptidase regulatory-like domain-containing protein, which gives rise to MLAVLVVLVFLPELGAVQDPKQYRWSNLLGPPGGLGYDTRIDPRDPNIVFTTDQWAGMCKSYDGGYTWYPKNEGITSRYGPSLDSIPIFCCRIDPYDSNIVWCGTFGMRGVYKSFDAGETWVKMDNGIPDLEAMSFRSFTIDPSDTDIVYTGVEVPVIGKNRSRGMIFKTVNGGESWFNVLECDALVRHIMINPIDTNIVYTATGIFDRWDVRWEGILKTVDGGETWFPVNNGLLDENGEGSLVVGGLTIHPDDPDILFCATGRHQGFGSEPNPRHGSVLKTVNGGASWATISPGYHCWNAVEVDCNDPNIVYASCEHWFARSYDGGETWRMTALGLPGVYSGVPITITIDPTDPDKVFVNSYTGGLYLSLDAGGSWTDAMNGFTGSEMTDVSMDPHNPSVVFAVGRPGPFKSVDGGLTWVGTGSVQGRYQPRPEWSAVCVKPDEPNVVLAADQFYGELYRSEDWGESWEIVLAVMPTDQVSYPYSLHGFKAIAFAPSDTSIIYVGARLPDKTIEFERTTPFDTTRPSMGIYRSTDGGDSWLQMNDGLQDTTKNINGIVVHPQDPDIAYACTLNSGIYKTVDGGQHWMSARLGVTRNDIRVLAIDPVNPEVLYAGAENAGIFKTVDGGFSWTQVNVGIDAEATVRGIAVDPLNSDRVYLGDWHTGAYVSEDAGGVWRHINAGLDNRAITALDISADGSVLYTSTQGGGVFRLGEVPTSATLTGRILDAVSGEPVPAADVSLFPTVATVHTDGNGEFSFPKLRARTYDLSVSAPTYKPYKDNNLMLLAGETQTVYIALCKRLYPALIPSVGADIFYPGDDIHIEARLEHKGPSVRVDLYLALATQDALLFFSAGGFSPEPSGFPFFAVTGVDLSFSIADVHVSEETPSGAYMLIGAAAVPDSFELYSMVRVASFQIASQR
- a CDS encoding carboxypeptidase-like regulatory domain-containing protein, encoding MIRARHIKWPVFVTVGLCFCCLTALVGAQPSLDANGPSIRFFPEKYDYITWDWLRLYVEICPPREDTIVDMYLGLQLPDGKLLCLVPDLSFSGLMVEEGRLFEADWMAPSSLHPAARGLYIERDEMFPKTLVYRAILRHELALAEGEYWLFGLLCQAGAFRTISFSAESFSFEPQHCTVSGQIFDEKGPASSATVRMRATANEVLSDKDGRFCLEGVPCGKRLDVSGWKYEYYCTAGEVLTPTTGVVLTLDPIAAVDNEDYEWIPPTPSIFDHQFNCMKCQHPGFQQWANNFHARSASNVIFQTLYTGADIHGNPGRGPGYKLDFPNTAGSCALCHAPSAALESPYDSDMANLSPLGQQGVFCDFCHKIFDTDLSNLGTVYGINAIKLRRPFPDRWIVLGPIKDAGRISTFLPLMKRSEICAPCHACEFWGVPTYTSYPEWEASEYKEMGIQCQACHYRPDGITTNFAPLSQASERAPETIPSHLIMGEDNLSLHYQAATLSITASRGADNRLAATLAVFNAFAGHHLPTGRPIRNITLLVNAFDCQGNELEFLGEQIVPEYGGTGGGPRDFAGRPGKMFAKILVDMMGNHPAPSWRQTMILSDTRIPALESDFSTYEFILPESATCATVEAQLIYRRVFKDQADVKSLALEDILMTSESETFHFGGD